Proteins encoded together in one Balaenoptera musculus isolate JJ_BM4_2016_0621 chromosome 6, mBalMus1.pri.v3, whole genome shotgun sequence window:
- the GNE gene encoding LOW QUALITY PROTEIN: bifunctional UDP-N-acetylglucosamine 2-epimerase/N-acetylmannosamine kinase (The sequence of the model RefSeq protein was modified relative to this genomic sequence to represent the inferred CDS: substituted 2 bases at 2 genomic stop codons), translated as MEKKENNRKLRVCVATCNRADYSKLAPIMFGIKMEPEFFELDVVVLGSHLIDDYGNTYRMIEQDDFDINTRLHTIVRGEDEAAMVESVGLALVKLPDVLNRLKPDIMIVHGDRFDALALATSAALMNIRILHIEGGEVSGTIDDSIRHAITKLAHYHVCCTRSARANTXFHVXGHDRILLAGCPSYDNFSRQDKDYMSIIRMWLGDDVKSKDYIVALQHPVTTDIKHSIKMFELTLDALISFNKRTLVLFPNIDAGSKEMVRVMRKKGIEHHPNFRAVKHVPFDQFIQLVAHAGCMIGNSSCGVREVGAFGTPVINLGTRQIGRETGENVLHVRDADTQDKILQALHLQFGKQYPCSKIYGDGNAVPRILKFLKSIDLQEPLQKKFCFPPVKDNISQDIDHILETLSALAVDLGGTNLRVAIVSMKGEIVKKYTQFNPKTYEERINLILQMCVEAAAEAVKLNCRILGVGISTGGRVNPREGIVLHSTKLIQEWNSVDLRTPLSDTLHLPVWVDNDGNCAALAERKFGQGKGLENFVTLITGTGIGGGIIHQHELIHGSSFCAAELGHIVVSLDGPDCSCGSHGCIEAYASGMALQREAKKLHDEDQLLVEGMSVPKDEAVGALHLIQAAKLGNAKAQSILRTAGTALGLGVVNILHTMNPSLVILSGVLASHYIHTVKDVIRQQALSSVQDVDVVVSDLVEPALLGAASMVLDYTTRRIY; from the exons atGGAGAAGAAGGAGAATAACCGAAAGCTTCGGGTTTGTGTTGCTACTTGCAACCGTGCTGATTATTCTAAACTCGCCCCAATCATGTTTGGCATTAAAATGGAACCTGAGTTCTTTGAACTTGACGTGGTGGTACTTGGCTCTCACCTGATAGATGACTATGG AAACACATATCGCATGATTGAACAAGATGACTTTGACATTAACACCAGACTACACACAATTGTCAGAGGGGAAGATGAGGCAGCCATGGTGGAGTCAGTGGGCCTGGCCCTTGTGAAGCTACCAGATGTTCTTAACCGCCTGAAGCCTGATATCATGATTGTTCATGGAGACAGGTTTGATGCCCTGGCTCTGGCTACGTCTGCTGCCTTGATGAACATCCGAATCCTTCACATTGAAGGGGGGGAAGTCAGTGGGACCATTGATGACTCTATCAGACACGCTATAACGAAACTGGCTCATTATCATGTGTGCTGCACCCGAAGTGCCAGAGCAAACACCTGATTCCATGTGTGAGGACATGATCGCATCTTGTTGGCAGGCTGCCCTTCCTATGACAACTTCTCTCGCCAAGACAAAGACTACATGAGCATCATTCGGATGTGGTTAG GTGATGATGTAAAATCTAAAGATTACATTGTTGCACTACAGCACCCTGTGACCACGGACATTAAGCATTCcataaaaatgtttgaattaaCATTGGATGCACTTATCTCATTTAACAAGCGGACCCTAGTTCTGTTTCCAAATATTGATGCAG GGAGCAAAGAGATGGTTCGAGTGATGCGGAAGAAGGGCATTGAGCATCATCCCAATTTTCGTGCAGTTAAACATGTCCCATTTGACCAGTTTATACAGCTGGTTGCCCATGCTGGTTGTATGATTGGGAACAGCAGCTGTGGGGTACGAGAGGTTGGAGCTTTTGGAACACCTGTGATCAACCTAGGAACACGTCAGATTGGAAGAGAAACAG GGGAGAATGTCCTTCATGTCCGGGATGCTGATACCCAAGACAAAATATTGCAAGCGCTGCACCTTCAGTTTGGTAAACAGTACCCTTG TTCAAAGATATATGGGGATGGAAATGCTGTTCCGAGGATTTTGAAGTTTCTCAAATCTATTGATCTTCAAGAGCCACTACaaaagaaattctgttttcctcctgTGAAGGATAACATCTCCCAAGATATTGACCATATTCTTGAAACTCTGAGTGCCTTGGCTGTTGATCTTGGTGGGACGAACCTCCGAGTTGCAATAGTCAGCATGAAG ggTGAAATAGTTAAGAAGTATACTCAGTTCAATCCTAAAACCTATGAAGAGAGGATTAATTTAATCCTACAGATGTgtgtagaagctgcagcagaaGCTGTAAAACTGAACTGCAGAATTTTGGGAGTAG GCATTTCCACAGGTGGCCGTGTAAATCCTCGGGAAGGAATTGTGCTGCATTCAACCAAACTGATTCAAGAGTGGAACTCTGTGGATCTCAGGACCCCCCTGTCTGACACTTTGCATCTCCCCGTATGGGTAGACAATGATGGCAACTGTGCTGCCCTGGCAGAAAGGAAATTCGGCCAAGGAAAGGGCCTTGAAAACTTTGTGACACTTATCACAGGCACAG GAATTGGCGGGGGGATCATCCATCAGCATGAACTGATCCATGGCAGCTCCTTCTGCGCTGCGGAGCTTGGCCACATTGTGGTGTCCCTGGATGGGCCTGACTGTTCCTGTGGAAGCCATGGGTGTATTGAAGCATATGCCTCTGGAATGGCCTTGCAGAGGGAAGCAAAAAAGCTACATGATG AAGACCAGCTCTTGGTGGAAGGGATGTCAGTGCCAAAAGACGAAGCTGTGGGCGCACTCCATCTCATCCAAGCTGCGAAACTTGGCAATGCAAAGGCCCAGAGCATCTTGAGAACAG cTGGAACAGCATTGGGTCTTGGGGTTGTGAACATCCTCCACACTATGAATCCTTCCCTTGTGATCCTCTCTGGAGTCCTAGCCAGTCACTATATCCACACTGTCAAAGACGTCATCCGCCAGCAAGCTTTGTCCTCGGTTCAGGACGTGGACGTGGTGGTTTCGGATTTGGTGGAACCCGCCCTGCTCGGCGCCGCCAGCATGGTTCTGGACTACACGACTCGCAGGATCTACTAG